In Lewinellaceae bacterium, a single window of DNA contains:
- a CDS encoding tetratricopeptide repeat protein produces MILEEHTEDLQILARALRAKAFRFIIIGHNRPVIYKEVVDWIRNELPRRPMFELRLEGKSYRYISNELNHRERDIILIPDLDQLFLEKNQATCIAFNQRRDFFVRRRLAFVCFVQPAGFKKIPEKLPDFWSLRSLELDFHIADQEIAQTERAPLSETSTLGASTREEKEAEIIYLLRQLEQTDSPAVQSNLNTQLGKLYLDLSDYKTALFYLGKSLELAKNTRDPESQRDVLHSIGQIYNTYGDYDKGMQYLKDSLEITRKIGDRQGEGVALRDISRIHEARGDYSTALEYLEQSLKISLEIDDLNSVGITWDGISRIHRARGDYDTAQYYSEQSLKIWRKIGDRKGEGFTLNALAAIAYAKGDYSSAIQYLEQSLEIWQKTVDRIGESITLGDIGRTHQARGDYNTALKYLERSLQISREIGDSRGMGTTLNDIGQSYAAIGDYDTALQYLGQSLEISHKIGDRYREGIALKNIGQIHRANGNYDAALEYFKLSLDISKDTKDRIGAAITLSYIGNMMDEQNRPEEAIPLLMQAHQIFKKAGSPNAKVLESSLKAIVDKIGEQRFREVAEGETPKGKYPD; encoded by the coding sequence ATGATACTAGAGGAACATACCGAAGACCTTCAAATACTAGCTCGGGCGCTGCGTGCCAAAGCCTTTCGTTTCATTATTATCGGGCATAACCGGCCGGTTATTTACAAGGAAGTGGTTGATTGGATCCGTAATGAGCTGCCGCGCCGGCCGATGTTTGAACTTCGCCTGGAGGGTAAAAGCTACCGGTATATTTCTAATGAATTGAATCACCGTGAACGGGATATTATCCTCATACCGGATTTGGATCAGCTGTTCCTGGAAAAAAACCAGGCTACCTGCATAGCCTTCAACCAAAGAAGAGATTTTTTTGTCCGCAGAAGATTGGCTTTTGTTTGTTTTGTCCAACCGGCTGGCTTCAAAAAAATCCCGGAAAAACTCCCCGATTTTTGGTCTCTTCGCTCTCTGGAACTGGATTTTCATATTGCAGATCAAGAAATTGCTCAAACGGAGAGGGCTCCACTGTCTGAAACCTCTACTTTGGGCGCAAGTACTCGTGAGGAAAAAGAAGCAGAAATCATATACCTGCTCCGGCAACTTGAACAGACAGATAGCCCTGCAGTGCAAAGCAATCTCAATACCCAGTTGGGGAAATTATATCTTGACCTGTCAGATTATAAAACGGCCTTATTCTACCTGGGAAAGAGCCTGGAACTAGCAAAAAATACGCGAGACCCGGAATCCCAAAGAGATGTTTTGCACAGCATTGGACAAATCTATAACACCTATGGGGATTACGATAAAGGGATGCAATATTTGAAGGACAGTTTAGAAATAACCCGGAAAATAGGCGATCGCCAGGGTGAGGGGGTTGCTTTGAGAGACATCAGCCGAATTCACGAAGCCAGGGGCGACTACTCCACTGCGCTGGAATATTTAGAGCAAAGCTTGAAAATCAGTTTGGAAATTGACGATCTAAATAGTGTAGGCATCACATGGGATGGCATCAGCCGGATTCACCGGGCCAGAGGAGACTACGACACCGCTCAATATTATTCGGAGCAAAGTTTGAAAATCTGGCGGAAGATTGGCGACCGTAAGGGGGAGGGCTTCACCTTGAACGCTTTGGCGGCAATAGCCTACGCCAAAGGGGACTATTCCAGCGCTATTCAATACCTAGAACAAAGTTTGGAAATCTGGCAGAAAACCGTCGACCGTATAGGGGAAAGCATTACACTAGGTGATATTGGCCGGACACACCAAGCTAGAGGCGACTACAACACCGCATTGAAGTATCTGGAACGAAGCTTGCAAATTTCGCGGGAGATTGGTGACAGCCGGGGCATGGGCACCACTTTGAACGACATCGGTCAAAGCTATGCTGCAATAGGAGACTATGACACAGCCCTGCAATATTTAGGGCAGAGCCTGGAAATCAGCCATAAGATCGGCGACCGCTACCGAGAGGGTATTGCTTTGAAAAACATCGGCCAGATTCACCGGGCAAATGGCAACTATGACGCTGCCTTAGAATATTTTAAGCTAAGCCTTGATATCAGCAAGGATACCAAGGATAGGATTGGGGCGGCAATTACGCTTTCTTATATAGGGAATATGATGGATGAACAAAACCGGCCGGAAGAGGCTATTCCCCTTCTTATGCAAGCTCACCAAATTTTCAAGAAAGCCGGCTCGCCTAATGCAAAAGTGCTCGAGAGCTCCCTCAAAGCCATAGTAGATAAAATCGGGGAGCAGCGCTTTCGCGAGGTGGCGGAGGGCGAAACCCCGAAAGGGAAATATCCGGATTAA
- a CDS encoding sigma-70 family RNA polymerase sigma factor, whose translation MDKDILRLLQERDQRAITLLYEYYSPALYNIILHLVRTEAIAEEVLQDAFLRIWEKVEQYDPQKGRLFTWMVRICRNMAIDRLRSSQFKKGNKTDSIPDSVYDDEALTQSPAETDPGLRKVVSKMDEQSRKIIDLLFFQDYTQSEASEFLGIPLGTIKSRSRKAIQELRVILKDEGLASFLLFSLIEIARRYLGY comes from the coding sequence TTGGATAAAGATATTCTGCGGTTGCTACAGGAAAGGGACCAACGGGCCATTACCCTACTCTACGAATACTACTCGCCGGCGCTTTACAATATTATTCTGCATCTGGTCAGGACGGAGGCTATTGCGGAAGAAGTCCTCCAGGATGCTTTCCTCCGAATATGGGAAAAGGTAGAACAGTATGATCCCCAAAAAGGGCGGCTGTTTACCTGGATGGTCCGTATCTGCCGGAATATGGCCATCGACCGGCTCCGTTCCAGCCAGTTTAAGAAAGGCAATAAAACCGATTCCATTCCGGATTCCGTATATGATGATGAAGCCCTTACCCAGAGCCCGGCAGAAACAGACCCGGGATTGAGAAAGGTCGTCAGCAAAATGGATGAACAAAGCCGGAAGATCATCGACCTGTTGTTCTTCCAGGATTATACCCAAAGTGAAGCCAGCGAGTTTCTGGGCATCCCTTTGGGAACGATCAAATCGAGGTCCAGGAAAGCCATTCAGGAACTGCGCGTCATTCTAAAAGACGAGGGGTTGGCTTCATTTTTATTATTTTCACTGATCGAAATTGCAAGAAGATACCTTGGATATTAA
- a CDS encoding F0F1 ATP synthase subunit epsilon: MNITVLTPEKEVFHGDINSVKVPGSQGAFQVLKNHAPIVSSLEAGKVTIVTAGGGYRYFDQESGAIKESTEAGRTLVFTIQGGFIEVLHNEISLLVTGVENGLNGK; this comes from the coding sequence ATGAATATCACCGTTCTCACCCCGGAAAAAGAAGTCTTTCACGGCGACATCAATTCTGTGAAAGTGCCTGGCAGCCAGGGGGCTTTTCAGGTTCTTAAAAACCACGCTCCCATCGTTTCTTCTCTTGAAGCGGGAAAGGTCACCATCGTCACTGCCGGCGGGGGTTACCGCTATTTCGACCAGGAGAGCGGCGCCATTAAGGAAAGCACTGAAGCTGGGAGAACCCTGGTTTTCACGATCCAGGGTGGTTTTATCGAAGTGCTGCACAACGAAATCTCCCTCCTGGTAACCGGAGTGGAGAATGGGCTGAACGGCAAATAA
- a CDS encoding F0F1 ATP synthase subunit beta, with protein sequence MANTGQVKQVIGPVVDVSFSKEGSKLPEILSALEIKRPNGETLVLEVQQHLGEDSVRTIAMDSTDGLTRGTEVIDTGINIAMPIGDVIKGRLFNVVGEAIDGIGPVSKEKSAPIHRKPPTYEELSVEKEVLYTGIKVIDLIEPYLKGGKIGLFGGAGVGKTVLIQELINNIAKGYEGVSVFAGVGERTREGNDLMREMLEAGIIRYGKGFMKSMEEGGWDLSKVDMAELKESKATFVFGQMNEPPGARARVALSGLTIAEYYRDGDLSDPMGGRDILFFIDNIFRFTQAGSEVSALLGRMPSAVGYQPTLATEMGLMQERITSTKRGSITSVQAVYVPADDLTDPAPATTFAHLDATTVLSRKIAAQGIYPAVDPLDSTSRILDPAILGDEHYDCAQRVKNILQRYNELQDIIAILGMEELSDEDKLIVSRARRVQRFLSQPFHVAEAFTGIPGTMVPLEETIRGFNMIMDGEVDQYPEAAFNLKGTIDEAIEAGEKMLKEAEAN encoded by the coding sequence ATGGCAAACACAGGTCAAGTCAAGCAGGTAATCGGCCCTGTGGTAGACGTAAGCTTTTCCAAAGAAGGCTCTAAACTCCCCGAAATTCTAAGTGCACTCGAGATCAAGCGGCCCAACGGAGAGACGCTGGTGCTGGAGGTGCAACAACACCTGGGCGAAGATAGTGTCCGGACCATTGCCATGGACTCTACGGATGGCCTTACGCGCGGCACCGAAGTGATCGACACCGGCATAAACATCGCCATGCCGATCGGCGACGTGATCAAAGGCCGCCTGTTCAACGTAGTGGGCGAAGCCATCGATGGCATCGGCCCGGTATCCAAAGAGAAATCTGCGCCTATTCACCGCAAGCCGCCGACCTACGAAGAACTGTCTGTGGAGAAAGAGGTGCTTTACACCGGCATCAAAGTGATCGACCTGATCGAGCCGTACCTGAAAGGAGGAAAGATCGGCCTGTTCGGCGGCGCCGGCGTAGGCAAGACCGTTCTCATCCAGGAGCTGATCAACAACATCGCCAAGGGCTACGAGGGCGTTTCCGTGTTTGCCGGCGTAGGAGAACGCACCCGCGAAGGCAACGACCTGATGCGCGAAATGCTCGAAGCAGGCATCATCCGCTACGGCAAAGGCTTCATGAAGTCGATGGAAGAAGGCGGCTGGGACCTCAGCAAGGTCGATATGGCCGAGCTGAAGGAATCCAAAGCCACTTTCGTGTTCGGCCAGATGAACGAACCTCCCGGCGCCCGCGCCCGCGTGGCCCTGTCCGGGCTGACCATCGCCGAATACTATCGCGACGGCGACCTGAGCGACCCCATGGGCGGCCGCGATATCCTTTTCTTTATCGATAACATCTTCCGTTTTACGCAGGCCGGTTCCGAAGTGTCCGCCCTGCTGGGCCGCATGCCTTCCGCAGTAGGCTATCAGCCGACCCTGGCTACGGAGATGGGCCTGATGCAGGAGCGCATTACTTCGACCAAGCGCGGTTCTATTACCTCTGTACAGGCCGTTTATGTGCCTGCGGATGACCTGACGGACCCCGCTCCGGCGACGACCTTTGCCCACCTGGACGCCACTACGGTACTGAGCCGTAAAATCGCCGCCCAGGGCATCTATCCTGCCGTGGATCCGCTGGATTCTACTTCCCGCATCCTCGACCCGGCTATCCTCGGCGACGAACACTACGACTGCGCCCAGCGCGTGAAGAACATCCTGCAACGCTACAACGAATTGCAGGACATCATCGCCATTCTGGGCATGGAAGAACTGTCGGACGAAGACAAGCTCATTGTGTCCCGCGCCCGCCGGGTCCAGCGCTTTTTATCTCAGCCGTTCCACGTGGCGGAAGCTTTCACCGGTATTCCGGGAACCATGGTGCCCCTCGAAGAAACCATCCGCGGTTTCAACATGATCATGGATGGCGAGGTAGACCAGTACCCGGAGGCGGCCTTCAACCTCAAGGGCACGATCGACGAAGCGATTGAGGCCGGAGAGAAGATGCTGAAGGAGGCGGAAGCCAACTAA
- a CDS encoding CHRD domain-containing protein → MRSFRQHFIPQLSGHLFIFPGVAALWMMALLLLPAFLPGQTVFKAQLTGRSEALPVVSRASGEIAAVLDGDMLQVSGSFTGLEGAYDPTVAGGAHIHLGYAGENGGIELGLTPVLSVDLRSGAFESTSNTFALTSGQMEALMNRQLYVNIHTTAYAGGELRGQLLPQADAYYYINLLGSNEVPSVFSRGHGALALELNGSSLTVSGAFSGLEGDFNANIAGGAHLHLALPGQNGGIAIGLDATVDAGLRSGTFEAADNTFTLTSEQLDALGGRRLYANIHTTAYASGELRGQVASAAANTVFRAHLSGANETPAVTSAATGVVQAEVIGDSILLSGSFSGLESSVNTNIAGGAHLHTALAGSNGGIAIPLNLSLDASELGGLFPAASNGFPLNEGQVEAAFDRRLYINIHTLGNGSGELRGQLLPEAQLVLTGVLSGAFEVPALASRATGAIKAELMGNRLSVSGSVNGLGSAINTAIAGGAHLHLGMAGKNGPIAFQLVPDISLDMTDADFSAFLNTFELSGEQVEALANREYYINIHTLDNGSGEVRGQLLREANYYMYASLSGTSEVPAVNTGATGAVAFEVTGEQAIATGGFSGLESPFDPNVAGGAHIHNALAGSNAGISQPLNATLEAGNLSGAFLAAGNTFPVDDALAAVLRSRGLYVNIHTEGNQSGELRGQVLPLATAYFTATLAGLNEVQPAATPANGGLKLELRGSELTVSGAFSGLTGDFDASIAGGAHLHLGSAGENGGVDLLLAADVAADLKSGAFPAADNTFSLSEEQITSLFAEGYYANIHTTAYPRGELRGQALPEANFFPSATAAITLPPDGAGLTLEGGSNTVFSAQWTPATDGNQLAYIWQLSTDADFNNVVFQQNVGAALAFVSDFGTVDGLLASLGVDVGATATVYHRVLASDGSVATAGGTASVNITRGVVLEDNFRATLSGHNEVLPIATTATGNISASLMGNQLVVSGSFENLSSPLATDIMGGAHLHVGYAGQNGPIVFPLTAQLSDDRLSGTFDVAENTFTLNEEQIGLLRGRRMYVNIHSGNFRSGELRGQLLPLSDDVYTMSLLGSNEAPAVVSTGQGALNLEVSGDQLVVTGAFSSLSGDFDANIAGGAHLHAGLAGQNGGIQIPLVADVEAGLKSGVFTAENNTFDLTEELRAALQNRSLYANIHTTLYPSGELRGQTVGEPQMVFRAGLSGANEVPAVTSFAGGAVIAELYNDSILVVSGSFAGLESELATNIGGGAHIHLSFPGQNSGVLFPLTANTAVDGQSGVFLPEDNTFVLTDRALTLSFLGRGMYINVHSLNHPSGEIRGQLLLESQTVLNGVLSGIFEVPEVATSAAGNIQAELSGNRLTLTGTFAGLSSPIATNINGGAHIHSGFAGSTGGIAFPLDLIIDSDMLGAGIFSAFNTFELTPEQAQQARARAFYVNIHTEDNPSGELRAQLVNEAAAYFVAPLSGASEVTALRAEASGMVILEANNGRAVGTGSVINLSSPVAVDIAGGAHIHRGYAGQNGPVIQLLGLNPDNGIFTAGANRFPFTEGWGDSLRLRSYYVNVHTTDNPSGEVRGQLLPLATTYFTASLSGQNEVQPAATDGRGGLKLELTGNRLTLTGAFSNLAGDFDANVAGGSHLHIGAPGENGGLDITLAPTLAADLKSGIYTAEDNAIELTGEQVATLRAGNNYFNLHTTEFAGGELRSQILPEINFFPSDEAAITVPADGAAITIAGNPDTPFSPQWDMASDRDQLAYIWQLSATDDFSALLVNQNVGANQVFETTFGVVDVLLESAGVGLNESITLYHRALASDGSVATPGASASVTLTRGVVTGTGIVDRENLQMKAFPTVTRERVNVRLQSSQPYDGQLLLRNANGQALDIRPVQLAIGTTDEQIDVRQLPAGSYYLQLVIDGQLIGTQPVIVE, encoded by the coding sequence ATGAGATCATTTAGACAACATTTCATTCCGCAGCTCTCGGGCCACCTTTTTATTTTTCCGGGGGTAGCCGCTCTTTGGATGATGGCCTTGTTGCTGTTGCCGGCCTTCCTGCCTGGACAAACTGTATTTAAAGCCCAGTTGACCGGCAGGAGTGAAGCCTTGCCTGTGGTTTCCCGGGCGTCCGGCGAGATCGCCGCTGTCCTCGACGGGGACATGCTGCAGGTATCCGGGTCCTTTACCGGCCTGGAAGGTGCCTACGATCCCACGGTGGCCGGCGGCGCCCATATCCATTTGGGTTATGCCGGCGAGAACGGCGGGATTGAACTGGGCCTGACGCCCGTCCTGTCGGTCGACCTGCGCAGCGGCGCCTTCGAAAGCACATCCAATACCTTTGCCCTCACGAGCGGCCAGATGGAGGCGCTCATGAACCGGCAGTTGTATGTCAACATACATACGACCGCCTATGCCGGCGGCGAGTTGCGCGGTCAATTGCTGCCTCAGGCTGATGCGTATTATTACATCAACCTGCTGGGTAGCAACGAGGTGCCTTCCGTGTTTTCACGAGGACACGGCGCGCTGGCTCTGGAGCTAAACGGCAGCAGCCTTACCGTCTCAGGCGCTTTCTCCGGCCTGGAAGGAGATTTCAACGCTAATATTGCCGGCGGCGCCCACCTGCATCTGGCCCTGCCTGGGCAGAACGGCGGCATTGCCATCGGCCTGGACGCAACCGTCGATGCCGGCCTGCGGAGCGGAACCTTCGAGGCAGCCGATAATACTTTCACCCTGACTTCCGAACAACTCGACGCCCTGGGGGGGCGGCGGCTGTACGCTAACATCCACACTACGGCCTACGCCAGCGGCGAGCTGCGGGGCCAGGTAGCTTCTGCCGCTGCCAACACTGTTTTCCGGGCACATCTCTCAGGCGCTAACGAGACGCCGGCCGTGACTTCCGCCGCCACCGGGGTGGTGCAGGCTGAAGTCATTGGCGATTCCATTCTGCTCAGCGGCAGCTTCAGCGGACTGGAAAGCAGCGTCAATACCAACATCGCCGGCGGCGCACATTTGCATACCGCTCTTGCAGGCAGCAACGGAGGCATCGCCATTCCGCTCAATCTTTCGCTCGACGCCAGTGAGCTGGGCGGTCTTTTCCCTGCCGCCAGTAACGGTTTTCCACTAAACGAGGGGCAGGTAGAAGCCGCCTTTGACCGCCGCCTGTATATCAATATCCATACGCTCGGCAATGGCAGCGGCGAACTGCGGGGCCAATTGCTGCCGGAAGCGCAACTGGTGCTGACCGGCGTTTTATCGGGCGCCTTTGAGGTGCCGGCCCTGGCAAGCCGGGCCACCGGCGCCATTAAAGCGGAACTGATGGGCAACCGCCTGTCTGTTAGCGGTTCAGTCAATGGCCTGGGCAGCGCGATCAATACGGCTATTGCCGGCGGCGCCCACCTGCACCTGGGGATGGCCGGCAAAAATGGCCCGATAGCGTTCCAGCTTGTGCCCGATATCAGCCTTGATATGACGGATGCTGACTTCTCCGCTTTCCTGAATACCTTTGAGCTTTCCGGCGAACAAGTGGAGGCCTTGGCCAACCGCGAATATTACATCAACATTCACACCCTGGATAATGGCTCGGGAGAAGTGCGCGGCCAACTGCTCAGGGAAGCTAATTACTACATGTATGCTTCCCTGTCGGGTACGAGCGAGGTGCCGGCCGTTAACACCGGCGCCACCGGCGCTGTAGCCTTTGAGGTCACCGGGGAACAAGCCATCGCCACCGGCGGATTTTCCGGGCTGGAGAGCCCGTTTGACCCCAACGTAGCCGGTGGCGCTCACATTCATAATGCGCTGGCGGGCAGCAATGCCGGGATCAGCCAGCCGCTCAACGCCACCCTTGAGGCGGGCAACCTGAGCGGCGCCTTCCTGGCAGCCGGCAATACTTTTCCGGTCGATGATGCTTTGGCAGCGGTGTTGCGCAGCCGAGGCTTGTACGTCAACATTCACACCGAAGGCAATCAGAGCGGAGAACTCAGGGGGCAGGTATTGCCCCTGGCCACTGCCTATTTTACGGCCACTCTGGCCGGACTCAATGAAGTGCAGCCGGCAGCCACCCCTGCCAACGGCGGCCTCAAACTGGAACTTCGGGGCAGCGAGCTCACTGTTTCTGGTGCTTTCAGCGGATTGACCGGCGACTTTGACGCCAGCATCGCCGGAGGCGCTCACCTGCACCTCGGCTCAGCCGGCGAGAACGGCGGCGTAGACCTGCTGCTTGCCGCCGATGTGGCTGCCGATCTGAAAAGCGGCGCTTTTCCTGCTGCCGATAATACTTTTTCCCTTTCAGAGGAGCAAATAACCAGCCTCTTTGCTGAAGGATACTACGCCAACATACACACCACTGCTTACCCGAGAGGCGAACTGCGGGGCCAGGCACTGCCGGAAGCGAATTTCTTCCCCAGTGCTACCGCAGCGATTACCCTCCCACCCGACGGCGCCGGCCTTACCCTGGAAGGAGGCTCCAATACGGTTTTTTCTGCTCAATGGACGCCGGCTACGGATGGCAACCAACTGGCCTACATCTGGCAACTATCTACAGACGCCGATTTCAACAACGTCGTTTTCCAGCAAAACGTAGGCGCTGCACTCGCCTTTGTGTCCGACTTCGGCACGGTAGATGGCCTGCTCGCCAGCCTGGGAGTAGATGTGGGTGCCACCGCTACCGTTTATCACCGCGTGCTGGCTTCTGACGGAAGCGTCGCTACTGCCGGCGGCACCGCTTCGGTCAACATTACCCGCGGCGTAGTGCTGGAAGACAATTTCCGGGCCACGCTGAGCGGGCACAATGAGGTATTGCCGATAGCCACCACCGCTACAGGCAACATTTCTGCCTCTCTGATGGGCAACCAACTCGTAGTGAGCGGTTCTTTTGAGAACCTTAGCAGCCCGCTGGCTACTGATATTATGGGCGGCGCTCACCTGCACGTGGGATATGCCGGCCAGAATGGCCCGATCGTTTTCCCGCTGACTGCCCAATTGAGTGACGATAGGCTTAGCGGTACGTTTGACGTAGCCGAAAACACCTTCACCCTCAACGAGGAACAGATAGGATTGCTGCGAGGCCGACGGATGTACGTCAATATCCATTCTGGCAACTTCCGCAGCGGCGAATTGCGCGGGCAGCTTCTGCCGTTATCTGATGATGTATACACTATGAGCTTGCTGGGCAGCAATGAAGCTCCGGCAGTCGTATCCACCGGGCAGGGCGCCCTCAATTTGGAAGTTTCTGGCGATCAGCTCGTCGTTACCGGCGCTTTTTCCAGCCTGTCCGGCGACTTTGACGCCAACATCGCTGGTGGTGCACACCTGCACGCCGGGTTGGCGGGCCAGAACGGCGGCATTCAGATTCCTTTGGTGGCAGATGTGGAAGCCGGCCTGAAGTCGGGCGTATTTACCGCCGAGAATAATACATTCGACCTAACAGAAGAACTGAGGGCTGCCCTGCAAAACCGCAGCCTGTACGCTAACATTCACACCACCCTTTATCCTTCGGGCGAGTTGCGCGGCCAAACGGTGGGCGAACCGCAGATGGTCTTCCGCGCCGGCCTGTCGGGCGCCAATGAAGTGCCGGCGGTCACCAGTTTCGCCGGAGGCGCCGTTATCGCCGAATTGTACAACGATAGCATTCTGGTAGTTTCGGGTTCTTTTGCGGGCCTGGAAAGTGAACTGGCGACGAATATCGGCGGCGGCGCTCACATTCACCTGAGTTTTCCGGGCCAGAATAGCGGTGTTTTGTTCCCGCTGACTGCCAATACCGCTGTCGATGGGCAAAGCGGCGTTTTCCTGCCGGAAGACAATACTTTTGTGCTTACTGACCGGGCTTTAACCTTGTCGTTTTTGGGCCGCGGCATGTACATCAATGTTCATTCTTTGAATCATCCCTCCGGAGAAATCCGCGGGCAATTGCTGCTGGAAAGCCAGACGGTATTGAACGGAGTGCTGTCCGGTATCTTTGAGGTGCCGGAAGTAGCCACTTCCGCTGCCGGCAACATTCAGGCAGAACTTTCCGGCAACCGGCTAACCCTCACGGGCACTTTCGCAGGCCTAAGCAGCCCGATTGCTACTAACATTAACGGCGGCGCACATATCCATTCAGGTTTTGCCGGCTCTACCGGCGGTATCGCCTTCCCGTTGGACCTGATTATCGACAGTGATATGCTGGGTGCAGGCATCTTCTCCGCCTTCAATACCTTCGAATTGACCCCGGAACAAGCTCAGCAGGCGAGAGCTCGGGCATTTTATGTAAATATTCACACCGAAGACAACCCCAGTGGCGAGCTGCGCGCCCAACTGGTCAACGAAGCAGCCGCCTACTTTGTAGCGCCTTTGTCCGGCGCCAGTGAGGTCACTGCCCTGCGCGCGGAAGCCAGCGGCATGGTAATCCTGGAAGCCAACAACGGCCGCGCCGTAGGCACAGGTTCCGTCATAAACCTGAGCAGCCCGGTAGCCGTAGACATTGCCGGCGGCGCCCACATTCACCGGGGGTATGCCGGCCAGAACGGTCCGGTCATCCAGTTGTTGGGGCTGAACCCGGACAATGGCATTTTCACGGCAGGCGCCAACCGGTTCCCCTTTACGGAAGGCTGGGGCGACTCTCTGCGTTTGCGCAGTTACTATGTCAACGTACATACAACAGACAACCCTTCGGGCGAGGTGCGCGGCCAACTGCTGCCTCTGGCAACTACCTACTTCACAGCCAGCCTGAGCGGCCAGAATGAAGTACAGCCGGCGGCTACCGATGGCCGCGGCGGCCTGAAGCTGGAGCTGACAGGCAACCGGCTTACGCTTACCGGAGCCTTTTCCAATCTCGCCGGCGATTTTGACGCCAACGTGGCGGGCGGCTCCCACCTGCACATCGGCGCGCCTGGCGAAAATGGCGGATTGGACATCACCCTTGCGCCGACATTGGCTGCCGACTTGAAGAGTGGTATTTATACCGCCGAAGACAACGCCATTGAACTCACCGGGGAGCAAGTAGCCACGCTGCGGGCAGGCAACAACTATTTCAATCTGCACACTACCGAATTTGCCGGTGGGGAATTGCGGAGCCAGATACTGCCCGAGATCAACTTCTTCCCTTCCGATGAAGCCGCCATCACCGTTCCGGCCGACGGCGCCGCCATCACCATCGCAGGAAACCCGGATACGCCCTTCTCCCCGCAGTGGGACATGGCTTCCGACCGCGACCAGCTGGCCTACATCTGGCAGCTTTCCGCTACCGACGATTTCAGCGCCCTCCTGGTCAACCAGAATGTGGGCGCCAATCAGGTGTTCGAAACCACTTTCGGGGTAGTCGATGTACTGCTGGAATCGGCAGGCGTTGGCCTGAATGAAAGCATCACCCTTTACCACCGTGCGTTGGCTTCCGATGGCAGCGTAGCGACGCCCGGCGCCAGCGCCAGCGTCACGCTCACCCGAGGCGTTGTCACCGGCACCGGGATCGTAGACAGGGAGAACCTGCAGATGAAGGCCTTCCCCACTGTCACCCGCGAGCGCGTGAACGTGCGCCTGCAGAGCAGCCAGCCTTATGACGGGCAGCTGTTGCTGCGCAACGCCAACGGCCAGGCGCTGGACATCCGCCCGGTACAGCTGGCGATAGGCACCACTGACGAACAGATCGACGTACGGCAACTGCCGGCGGGCAGCTACTATCTGCAGCTGGTCATCGATGGCCAGTTGATCGGTACGCAGCCGGTTATCGTGGAGTAA
- a CDS encoding anti-sigma factor, translating into MDIKAYISSGILEQYVLGKLPPQEEAEVEQNAEKHPEIRQELNAIEVALEEYALLHGRMPPPGVLSAILQRLRAEQKISGQPSSRRLRLLAYAAGLLLLGALAGLLVLYQAARQQRAAIAGLNQQIDSIQQSCDSVQAVAQRLENTLDFVRQPATRAIAMESTGLSPDAVATVFYNPDTRRSLIGVGQLPVPASDKQYQLWAITGAGPVSMGVFELPAAGQPLQEVVFVADAQAFAVTLEQRGGSPVPTLDQMYVLGNNS; encoded by the coding sequence TTGGATATTAAAGCATACATATCATCCGGCATTCTGGAACAATACGTTCTGGGAAAGTTGCCTCCTCAGGAAGAAGCGGAAGTGGAGCAAAATGCCGAAAAGCACCCGGAAATCCGCCAGGAACTCAATGCCATTGAGGTAGCGCTCGAGGAATATGCCCTGCTGCACGGCAGAATGCCGCCGCCGGGGGTGTTGTCAGCCATTCTTCAGCGGCTGCGGGCCGAACAGAAAATTTCCGGCCAGCCATCGAGCCGCCGCTTGCGGTTGCTGGCTTATGCCGCTGGCCTGCTCCTGTTGGGGGCCCTGGCCGGCCTGCTGGTTTTATATCAGGCTGCCCGCCAACAGCGCGCGGCCATTGCCGGCCTGAATCAGCAGATAGATTCCATTCAACAATCCTGTGACAGCGTACAGGCCGTTGCGCAACGGCTGGAGAACACGCTCGACTTCGTTCGGCAGCCCGCCACCCGGGCGATTGCCATGGAGAGCACCGGCCTTTCGCCGGATGCCGTGGCCACCGTCTTTTACAATCCCGATACCCGGCGTTCTCTGATCGGAGTGGGCCAATTGCCGGTTCCCGCCAGCGATAAGCAGTATCAACTTTGGGCCATTACCGGCGCCGGCCCGGTCAGCATGGGGGTTTTCGAATTGCCGGCAGCCGGGCAACCCCTTCAGGAAGTAGTGTTTGTCGCCGATGCCCAGGCATTCGCCGTCACCCTGGAGCAAAGGGGGGGAAGCCCTGTGCCTACGCTCGACCAGATGTATGTGCTTGGAAACAATAGCTAG